The genomic DNA TTTTAGGTAAGTGGAAACAAAAAACCAAAAACTTTTCTACGCTCGATGAGGCTAAGAATTGGAGACGAAAGGATTTAAAAAAGTCAGATATTACTTCATCAAAGACCAAAAGCTATACCTTGAGGCAATTAATTGCTGATTGGAGAGCTTGGTCTAAACCACCCAGGTTAGCTCCGCTAACCTGGCAAACCTACGGCAAAGATATTTCACATTTTAATGTGATGTTAGATATTCCTGTAGAAGAAATTACTGCTTCAGATATTGATCAATGGCTTTCTTATGTTATTGATCCAAAATATCCGAAGAAGAAACTTCGCACCTCTTTTTATAGAGAATTGAAGGTTCTTACGGTCATCTTTAATTGGTACCGGGAGTATAAAAACCCAAAGTTTCAACACTCCATTTTAAAACGCCATAGAAGAGACTGTTACTTTAAAGAGAAGGCAGGAAAACCTGATATTTCTTTATCTGTTCAAGATTTAGAAAAATTTCTCGCTCAGTTAAAACAAGAAACAAACCCAATGTATTATTACTTGGCATGGTTTCAAGCTTTAACAGGAGCACGGATAGGTGAAGCTTGTGGTTTAATGTGGGACTGCGTGAACTTTCAAAGTCAAACAGTAGAAATCAAAAGAGTATGCAATTGGGATCTTTGGACCAAACAACCCAAGATCCGAGAAAACACCAAAACAGGTGTTTTTAGAAAAATTGTCATGCCCGAAAAATTGGTTCAACTACTGACTGAATGGAAAGCGCTCAACCCTGAACAACAATTGGTATTTCACAGAAAAGGTGAATTGATTAAGTATAATGCTATCCAACGTGCATACAAAGATGCCTTTAAAAAACTAGGGCTTCCCATGCGCTCTACACACGTTTTAAGACACTCTTTTGCATCAATCTATGCAAACCAGACGAGAAACATTCGTGGTGCTCAAGCAGCTTTAGGACATCAAGATCTTCGTATCACTCAGCATTATGCAAAAGTCACTGAGCAAACCCAACGTGATGCCATTGTTGATTTTGAATTTGGTAAAATTAAAAAATCCAATCCTTCTCCTGATAACGGAGGGATGAATAATGTAATTTCTCTAAATTCAAAAAGAGCAAACTGTGTTGGATAATATTAATTTCTAGAGCAGTTTGTTCAAAATAATAAAACCGTCAGCAATGAAATTTTTTTATCTTTCCCATTTCTTTCCCAAAAGGACTATATGAAAAAATTATTAAATGATTTTAGATAGTTATCGGAGAAATGGTCGGGACGACTGGATTTGAACCAGCGACCCCATGCACCCCATGCATGTGCGCTACCAGGCTGCGCTACGTCCCGAACAATACGTGCTTAGCTATATGAGTTCCTATTTTAAGTCAATATACAGCTTTTAAACACTTGTTTTTTCACGCATCTTTTTTACTGCATAAGCTATATCTTCAACCGCTGTTTCCATATGTTCTTTGCTGTTGTGCAAGCCCAAACCTATACGAATACTAGACATGGCCCTATTTTCTGCCATTTTAATGGCTGTTAACACATGTGAAGGCATCTTGCTTTTTGCACTACAGGTAGAGCCAGATGAAACTGCAATTTTGCGTAAATGTGGAACCAAATCCTGACTCAAACCATCAAAGTTTAAGTGAATATTATGAGGCAAACTGTGCTCAAGCTTACCAGTCATATTCCATCCATCTAAGGCTGAAGGAAGTTGATCTAAAAAATATTGTTTTAAATCTAAAAAATGCTTTTGTCTTTCTTGTGCGTGGTCAAAACATTCCGCCAAAGCTATACATAGTCCAACCGCTAAAGCCGTAGGATGTGTTCCAGGTTTTAGGCTATTGCCCTCACCCCCACCATACATAATAGGTTTTAAAGGCAGGCGTTTGGATGATGTCTCATTAATAACAAGCCCTCCTATTCCTTTTGGACCATATATTTTATGCCCAGAAAAAGACAACATGTCCACTTCCTTATATGCTTTAAAAGACGGCTGAACACATAATGATTGAGAAATATCCATATGAACCCATGCTCCGTATTGCTTGGCTAAAGCAATACAGGCTTGCTCATCCTGTATAACCCCTATTTCATTGTTACCATGGATAAAGCTGACTAGGGCCGTATTTTGCTGCTTTAAGGTCTCTCTTAATTGATCTAAGTCAATTCTTCCAAAAGCATCAACGTTCAGATAAATAACAGTTACTCCCTGCTTTTGCATAAAGTCCAATACATTCAGCGTTGCTTTATGCTCAATTTTGCTGGTAATAATCTGCTTATTGTATGTTATACAATGCTCCAGTAACCCTAAATGAGCAATATTAATGGACTCTGTTGCGCCAGATGTATAAAACAATTTTAATTTTGATAAGCCGGTTTTTTGTAAACTATTTTGCTCAATCGCTTCAAATGCTATCTGTGAGTTTTTTCCTAAGGCATGAATAGAGCCAATATTGGCAAAATTCCGTCTATGAAAACTGTTCATCTGCTCTATCACAACTTCTAAACAGGGGGTTGTGGCGTGGTGATCAAGATAAATCATTACTTGAATAACTTTAATTCATCTAAAATTGCATTGAGCTCACGTTTTATGGCCAATATGCCAGAATTGGGCTTTTTTATTGTAGTGTCATTTATGTTTTTGTTATTTTTATTTGCTAAAACTTTATCTTTGGGCACATCATAGACCAAGCTAAGCTGATTCTGACGCTGCTTTTTTTTAATCTCTTTAATTTTCTTTTTTGCACCCGCAATTGTAAATTTATCATCGTACAAGAGCTTTTTTACCAATAAAATCTCATTGATATCTTTACGCTGATAAAGTCGCTGTTTGTGGTTGGTTTTATTAAGTTTAAAATTAAACTCATTTTCCCAATACCTTAAAACATAAGGTTCTAATTGCGTAATTTCTGCGACCTCACCAATTTTAAAAAAAATTTTATTGGGTATGGTTTGTCCTATTTTAACTCTAAACTCTTCCAAAGCACACCAATTTTAAGCTTAAAAATGATCGACTGTCAACAGTGTAAATAATTCTATTGTCTCACTTCTAAATTGTATTGTTTATCAATTGTTTTTAATAATTTATCGCATTGTTTATCGATATCTTTATCTTGTAAAGTTTCTTCGTTAGATTGAAACTTTAATTTAATAGCAATGCTTTTTTTATTTTTGCCCAACTTCTTAGATTCAAATAGATCAAACAGTTGTACATCAACACAGTTTTTTATTTTTTGTTTGACAACAAAATCAATAAACTCTCCAGCTGCAAGGCTGTTATCAACAACAAAACTAAAATCTCTGGTTATGCTTGGGTAAGTTGAAAAGCTTTTGAACTTTTTTCTTCTTACTAGCATGTTTTCTATGGCTTGAGTCTCTATTTCCAAAACATAACATCTGGGTACATCATAGCGTCTACAAACTGAAGGGTGAACCTCACCCATAAATCCTATGGTTTTGTTTTGAAATTGAATCAAGGCAGACTTCCCAGGATGCAAAAACTCAATGTCTTGTGTCTCTTGCCACATTAACTGTCCCAAAGCATACTGTTCAAAAACTGTTTCTAAATCACCTTTTAAGGTAAAAAAATCTAAATCTTCTTGTTCACTGGCATACCATTTTTTTTCATCTGCTTTACCACTGATAAGCATAGCCAAACATTTTTTTTCACTTGCAGGTGAGTCCGTATTATCTAATGATGGATGTTTTCCATAAGTTTTAGATATCTCAAAAATTTTAAGGCCTTTATGTTGTTGGCTGTAATTAAAGTTTAAGTTGTTGAGTAATCCTGGAATAAGACTATTTCGCATCCACTCCGTTTTTTCATTTAAAGCATTTTTCAAGGCAATTGCTTCTTTATGCCAAAATAAATTTAACTTTGAATCTTCTTTTGAAAAAAAACTGTAGTTTTTAACTTCATGGTAAGAAGAACACTTTAAAACCGACTTTATTTTATTATTATTTGTAAATTCATCTTGTATTGAAGTAGATGTATTCAATCTTGGGATTGTGCCTTTAAAATTATCATAGCCGTAAATTCTTGCCACTTCCTCAACAAGATCAATTTCTCTAGTGATATCATGTCTGTAGGTTGGAACTTCAACCCTAAGATCATCCCCATATTTTTGTACAGACATACCTAGCCGTGAAAGACACTCACCTGCTTCTGGCAAGTCTGTTCCTAAAACTCTACTGATGGTATGTTGCTTTAAAATATAGTCTTGCTCTTTATGTTGTTCACTCTCATACCATGTTGTAGACGCTTGATGTCCACCACATGTTTTAATTATAAGCTTTGCCGCTTTCAGTGCACTGGGCCATACGGCTTTGGGATCAACATGACGCTCAAATCGATAAGAACTTTCGGTTGAAAGTTTTAATCTTTTGGCTGTTTGTCTGATTAAGCCCGCATCAAAACTAGCTGCTTCTAATAAAATATTTTTGCTTTCAAGTGTAACTTTTGCTCTTGCGCCACCAATGACTCCAGCAATGGCTATGGGTCCCTCTTCATCTGCAATAATTAAATCTTGTTCATTCAAACTACGTTCAATATCATCTAGACAAAGTAGTTTTTCACCTGATTGCGCAAAACGAACAAATATTTTCCCAACCAGTTTATCTCGATCAAAACCATGCATGGGTTGTCCCGTTTCAAACATGCAATAATTGCCAATGTCAACAACAGCATTGATTGATCTTTGGCCAACGGTTTCTAAACGATTGATAATTTTTTGCTCACTTGTTTTACATTCTATGCCATTAATTTCTACCAAAGTGTAGCAATCAACATGTTGTTTTTCTACAATCTCAATTTGCACTGAACTGTCATCTGTTCCTGTACCATAGTCTAAGCTTTTACTTTTACCATTGAGTGCCGCAGCTACTTCTCTTGCAACCCCAATTATACTCAAACAATCACCTCTGTTTGGTGTTAACTCTAATTCAAATAAAGTATCATCTAAACCCAATTGTTTTGCAGCTAATTCCCCTAAGTTTACTTTATCTGAAAAAACTATAATTCCATCTTCATCGTCTTTGGCTAGACCAAGCTCCTCTTTAGAACACAACATACCAAATGACTCTTCGCCTCTAATTTTTGATGCTTTGATTTTTAAGCCATTGGGTAAATCAGCCCCAACTTTGGCTAAAGCCACATGATCACCTTTATTAAAATTTTTAGCTCCACAAACAATTTTATAATTTTCTTTTCCATCTGTAACGTCACATAAACGTAACTTATCCGCATTAGGATGTGGAACAAAATCCTTCACTTTTGCAACTACAACATGTTCTAAACCTTTTCCTAGAGGCTGGACTTTATCAACTTCGATACCAACCCTTAACAAAGATTCTTCTACGGTTTTAGCGTCAACTTTATCTATCAAATATTCGTTTAACCAACTTAATAAAACTTTCATAAAGCCTTAATCTTTCTTACTAAAAAAATTATATGTTTTACTCTAGAAAACAAAATAAAAACTTTTTATCTATAAAATTGTTTGTCCTTAAACCTTATCCAAACTGGCCAATAAACCGAGTGTCATTTTCATAAAACCCGCGAATATCATCGATACCATATAAAAGCATGGCTATACGCTCTACACCTAAACCAAAAGCAAAACCTGATATTTTTTCAGGATTGTACGATGACTCTTCACTTGACTCTTGGCGTAATTTTATGACAGCATTAAATACATTAGGATCAACCATGCCGCAGCCTAAAATTTCCATCCAGCCATTTTTTCCCATAATATCAACTTCTGCGCTTGGCTCAGTAAATGGAAAAAAGCTAGGCCTAAATCTTGTTTTAACAGAGCTTCCAAAAATCATTTTAATAAATGTTTCTAAAGTTCCCTTCAAGTCGCCAAAATGAATATCTGTGTCCACACAAAGTCCTTCAACTTGATGAAAGACAGGAGAATGGGTTGAGTCCGCGTCGTTTCTATATACACGGCCGGGAACAATAATACGCAGTGGCGGCTCGCTTTTTCGCATACATCGCACCTGGACAGGCGAAGTATGTGTTCTTAATACTGTTTTCTGATCAACAAAAAATGTATCTTGCATATCACGAGCTGGATGGTTTATAGGAAAGTTAAGTGCCTCAAAATTATAATAATCTGATTCTATTTCTGGCCCAGTAGCAACCGTAAATCCCAAAGATTTTAAGGCATCAATTATTTCGTTCTCAACTATTGTTAATGGGTGCAATGACCCAGGAGGCATTTTTTTTCCTGGTAAAGTGATATCAATTTTTTCAGACGCAAGCTTTACTGTTTCCAGCTTATTTTCTAATTCAACTTTTTTATCCTGAAATTTTTCTTCAAGACTACTCTTAATAGCGTTGACTTCTTTGCCAAAAACTTTTTTCTCATCATTACTCAGCTTGGATATATCTTTAAGAAAGTCTTTGAGTAGGCCCTGTTTACCCAAATAATGAGCCTTTTTATTATTCAGTTGAGCAAGATCCTTAAGTTTTGCAAGGTCTTGCTCAGCTTGTTTATAAATGGTTTTTAATTTATCTAAACTCACGCAGCTTTTTTAACAGTATTTACAATATCTTCAAAACCTTTTGGGTCTTTTACTGCAATATCTGCCAAAACTTTGCGGTTCAATTCTACGCCAGATTTTTTTAGTAAGTTCATGAAACTACTGTAGCTTAAGTCAAAGTTTCTTGTGGCAGCATTGATTCTTTGAATCCAAAGTCTTCTAAAATCACGCTTTCTATTTTTTCTACCGGTGTATGCATTATCTAAAGCACGTTCAACAGCAATTGCTGCTAAAGAATAACAGTTCTTACGTCTTCCTCTAAAGCCTTCAGCTCTATCCATAAGCTTTTTACGTCTTCTGTTGGCCTTAAATCCTCTTTTTACTCTAGGCATCTCTCTATCCCTCTTTCAATATACAAAATCTATTATATCGTATTATTTTGCTGTATAACCTTAACCATACGGAAGCATTTTTAATACTCTTGCTTCATCCACAGCAGCTATATACATGCGCTTTCTTAACTGTCTTTTGCGCTTTGGGTCCTTAGAAGTTAAAATGTGTCTTAAATTGGCTTTTTTAGCCTTAATTTTGCCACTCTTCGTAATTTTTAAACGTTTCGCCGCGCCTCTTCTGCTTTTCATTTTAGGCATTTTGCTTTTCTCCTTCGTTTGGGCCCTTACCCATAAACATCCGTATAGACCGCACTCAATAAACTATTTTTAAGCGCAAATCAATCTTTTATTTACTTTTTTGGTCCTAAAACCATGGTCATATTGCGTCCTTCAAGTTTAGGTGCTTGATCAATGGTGCAACGATCTTCAAGCTCTTGACTGATCTTGTTTAACATATTTAATCCTAAATCAGAGTGAACAACTTCCCTACCTCTAAAACGGATGGTGACCTTGACTTTATTGCCTTCAGTAATGAATCTAGCAATATGTTTAAGCTTAAAGTTAAAGTCGTGTTGATCGGTTGAAGGTCGCATTTTAATTTCTTTGACCTGAATAACACTTTGATTTTTCTTAGCTTCCTGGCTTTTTTTCTTTTGCTGGTACTTAAATTTACCATAATCCATGATTTTACAGACAGGAGGTCTAGCTGTTGGAGAAATTTCAATCAAGTCCAGTTGTTTGTCTTGAGCAATTCTCAGTGCTTCTTGCGTATCTAAAATCCCTAATTGATCGCCATCCGGGCCGATAACACGCACTTTTGGCACTCGGATCATTCTATTGACCCGTTGTTTAAATTCAGTTTTCTTCACGTAGCTATTTCTCCTCCATGTTTTCATGTAAAAATGCAACCAATGCATCTAAACTGTATGTTTTCATATCTTTTTGGCCTCTTGCCCGTAAAGATACGGTTTTATCTTTAAGCTCTTGATCACCAATTACAAGAGCAAAAGGAACCTTTTCTATTTGTGCTTCTCTAATTTTATAGCCCAACTTTTCACTTCTATCATCTAACTCTACCCTAAATCCTTTAGACGCAAGCTCTGTTTTTAAAGTTTTTGCATAGTTATGATGATCTTGAGTAATCGGTAAAAGCTTTAGCTGCACAGGTGCCAACCAAAACGGAAAAACACCGGCATAATGCTCAATCAAACAGCCTAAAAAGCGTTCAATAGAACCAAACAATGCTCTATGAATCATAATGGGTGCTTTTTTCTGACCATCGTCATCGACAAACTGCAAATTAAACCGCATGGGCAAATTAAAGTCTGCCTGGATCGTGGCACATTGCCAAGATCTACCAATGGAGTCTTTAATTTTAATATCAATTTTTGGCCCATAAAAAACCCCTTCGCCTGGGTCTTCATTGTAAGATAAACCAGATTTTTCTAAAGCACCCTGTAAAGCTTCTGTTGCCAGAGCCCAATCTTCATCTGTACCTACGGATTTTTCTGGTCGAGTTGAGAGATAAATCTCATATTCATGAAAACCAAAACGGGCAAACATTTTTTGCACAAACTGCAAAACTTTAAAAATTTCTTCATTCAACTGCTTGGGCGCTACAAATAAATGGGCATCGTCTTGAGTAAATCCTCGCACACGCAATAAACCATGCAATACCCCTGACCGCTCATATCTATAGACTGTGCCAAGCTCAGCTATCCGAACAGGTAAGTCTCTGTAACTCTTTAACTTTGACTTAAAAATTTGCACATGAAAAGGACAATTCATGGGCTTGACCAGGTAGCCTTGATCATCCACATCCATACCGGAGAACATATTTTCTTGATAAAACTCAGTATGACCAGAAGTTTCCCAAAGCTTGGACTTGGCAATGTGAGGTGTATAAGCAAAATCGTAGCCATTTTGTAAATGTTGTTGTTTCCAAAACTCTTCTACCAAATGTCTGAGTAAAGCTCCTTTTGGGTGCCATAAAATTAAACCAGGCCCTACTTCATCGGACACACTGAATAAATCCAACTCTTTGCCCAATTTGCGATGATCTCTTCGTTTGGCCTCTTCAATCAAAGTTAAATAGTCTTTAAGTTCTGCTTTGCTAGAAAATGCAGTACCATAAATTCTTTGCAAAACTTCATTGTTTTCATCACCTTTAAAATAAGATGCTGATGCGTCTAAAATTTTTACTGCTCCAATTTGTCCAGCATGTTGCACATGCGGACCTCTGCATAAATCAACAAAACCACCATGACTAAATATAGAGATATCTTCACCTTCAGGAATATCTGCCAAACGCTCTAGCTTAAGCAACTCACCTTTTTCTTTAAAAATTGTTTTTGCTTCTTCTCTAGTCACAACCTGCCGTGAAAAAACATGTTTTTGTTCAATGCTTTTTTGCATGGCTTTTTCAATTTTTTCCAAATCCTCTTCAGTAAACGGCTGGTCTACTTTAAAATCATACTGAAATTTTTCACTGTGATCTGTTCTACCTACGTCTACCTGTGCATTGGGCCAAATTTCTTTTACCACTTGCGCCATAATGTGCTCAGCTGAGTGTTTAATCACTTCTTGGCCTTGAGGATCTTTACTTGTAATAATAGAAAATGTACCGTCCTCCAATAGAGGGGTTCTTAAATCAACAAGCTTGCCGTTGTATTTAATGGCTAGGGCCGCTTTTGCTAAGCCTGCACCAATCATCTGTGCAACATCAAGACCACAGCTTCCTGATTCTACTTGTTTTATATCTCCATTGGGTAAGGTTAAATTAATCAAGATCTTCTCTTCATTGTTATTGGGTTATTGAATTATTGTATGCAATGGTAGGCACGGGCAGGATTGAACTGCCGACCTCTACCGTGTCAGGGTAGCGCTCTCCCACTGAGCTACGTGCCTTTATCATATTGTAAAAATTGAATTGAAATATATCATCTAAAAAGTCTTATTTTTTATGCACTTTGTTGTACTCTTTAATCACCAAATCAGTAATATTCATAGAAGGCTTAACATAATGAACACCACCTTCAAGTTCCTCTAAAATTAAATCATAAGAGCCTGTAGTAGCAATTTTTTTAATCACTTCTTGAATTTTTTTACCTATGTCTGCTCTAAACTCTAATTCTTGTTTTTCAACTTGTGCACGCTTTTTTTGATATTCGGTAAATTCACCTTGCATATTTTTTTGTGCATTGATGATTGCATTTTGTTTTTGTTCAAGAACCTTTTTATCCCATGCCAAACGCATTTTACCAAACTCTTCTTGCTTAGCAATCATATCACTCTCTAAATCTTTTAAGTTTTTTTCAAGACCAGAAAGCTCATTCATGGCCGTTTCCATTTTAGCACGCGCTTTTTTA from Oligoflexia bacterium includes the following:
- the pheT gene encoding phenylalanine--tRNA ligase subunit beta; translation: MKVLLSWLNEYLIDKVDAKTVEESLLRVGIEVDKVQPLGKGLEHVVVAKVKDFVPHPNADKLRLCDVTDGKENYKIVCGAKNFNKGDHVALAKVGADLPNGLKIKASKIRGEESFGMLCSKEELGLAKDDEDGIIVFSDKVNLGELAAKQLGLDDTLFELELTPNRGDCLSIIGVAREVAAALNGKSKSLDYGTGTDDSSVQIEIVEKQHVDCYTLVEINGIECKTSEQKIINRLETVGQRSINAVVDIGNYCMFETGQPMHGFDRDKLVGKIFVRFAQSGEKLLCLDDIERSLNEQDLIIADEEGPIAIAGVIGGARAKVTLESKNILLEAASFDAGLIRQTAKRLKLSTESSYRFERHVDPKAVWPSALKAAKLIIKTCGGHQASTTWYESEQHKEQDYILKQHTISRVLGTDLPEAGECLSRLGMSVQKYGDDLRVEVPTYRHDITREIDLVEEVARIYGYDNFKGTIPRLNTSTSIQDEFTNNNKIKSVLKCSSYHEVKNYSFFSKEDSKLNLFWHKEAIALKNALNEKTEWMRNSLIPGLLNNLNFNYSQQHKGLKIFEISKTYGKHPSLDNTDSPASEKKCLAMLISGKADEKKWYASEQEDLDFFTLKGDLETVFEQYALGQLMWQETQDIEFLHPGKSALIQFQNKTIGFMGEVHPSVCRRYDVPRCYVLEIETQAIENMLVRRKKFKSFSTYPSITRDFSFVVDNSLAAGEFIDFVVKQKIKNCVDVQLFDLFESKKLGKNKKSIAIKLKFQSNEETLQDKDIDKQCDKLLKTIDKQYNLEVRQ
- a CDS encoding OmpH family outer membrane protein; its protein translation is MMKKVNQFLSVLVLTLCVSSTAWAKIAVYSAQKVVDTIEEGKKARAKMETAMNELSGLEKNLKDLESDMIAKQEEFGKMRLAWDKKVLEQKQNAIINAQKNMQGEFTEYQKKRAQVEKQELEFRADIGKKIQEVIKKIATTGSYDLILEELEGGVHYVKPSMNITDLVIKEYNKVHKK
- the thrS gene encoding threonine--tRNA ligase, translating into MINLTLPNGDIKQVESGSCGLDVAQMIGAGLAKAALAIKYNGKLVDLRTPLLEDGTFSIITSKDPQGQEVIKHSAEHIMAQVVKEIWPNAQVDVGRTDHSEKFQYDFKVDQPFTEEDLEKIEKAMQKSIEQKHVFSRQVVTREEAKTIFKEKGELLKLERLADIPEGEDISIFSHGGFVDLCRGPHVQHAGQIGAVKILDASASYFKGDENNEVLQRIYGTAFSSKAELKDYLTLIEEAKRRDHRKLGKELDLFSVSDEVGPGLILWHPKGALLRHLVEEFWKQQHLQNGYDFAYTPHIAKSKLWETSGHTEFYQENMFSGMDVDDQGYLVKPMNCPFHVQIFKSKLKSYRDLPVRIAELGTVYRYERSGVLHGLLRVRGFTQDDAHLFVAPKQLNEEIFKVLQFVQKMFARFGFHEYEIYLSTRPEKSVGTDEDWALATEALQGALEKSGLSYNEDPGEGVFYGPKIDIKIKDSIGRSWQCATIQADFNLPMRFNLQFVDDDGQKKAPIMIHRALFGSIERFLGCLIEHYAGVFPFWLAPVQLKLLPITQDHHNYAKTLKTELASKGFRVELDDRSEKLGYKIREAQIEKVPFALVIGDQELKDKTVSLRARGQKDMKTYSLDALVAFLHENMEEK
- the infC gene encoding translation initiation factor IF-3 → MKTWRRNSYVKKTEFKQRVNRMIRVPKVRVIGPDGDQLGILDTQEALRIAQDKQLDLIEISPTARPPVCKIMDYGKFKYQQKKKSQEAKKNQSVIQVKEIKMRPSTDQHDFNFKLKHIARFITEGNKVKVTIRFRGREVVHSDLGLNMLNKISQELEDRCTIDQAPKLEGRNMTMVLGPKK
- the rpmI gene encoding 50S ribosomal protein L35, whose amino-acid sequence is MPKMKSRRGAAKRLKITKSGKIKAKKANLRHILTSKDPKRKRQLRKRMYIAAVDEARVLKMLPYG
- a CDS encoding site-specific integrase, whose protein sequence is MATKDKQPKRKWVKVEKCVGIFKILIWDETKKDYIDLKSSDPHLRARKYKAIKNVKVLGKWKQKTKNFSTLDEAKNWRRKDLKKSDITSSKTKSYTLRQLIADWRAWSKPPRLAPLTWQTYGKDISHFNVMLDIPVEEITASDIDQWLSYVIDPKYPKKKLRTSFYRELKVLTVIFNWYREYKNPKFQHSILKRHRRDCYFKEKAGKPDISLSVQDLEKFLAQLKQETNPMYYYLAWFQALTGARIGEACGLMWDCVNFQSQTVEIKRVCNWDLWTKQPKIRENTKTGVFRKIVMPEKLVQLLTEWKALNPEQQLVFHRKGELIKYNAIQRAYKDAFKKLGLPMRSTHVLRHSFASIYANQTRNIRGAQAALGHQDLRITQHYAKVTEQTQRDAIVDFEFGKIKKSNPSPDNGGMNNVISLNSKRANCVG
- the pheS gene encoding phenylalanine--tRNA ligase subunit alpha, translated to MSLDKLKTIYKQAEQDLAKLKDLAQLNNKKAHYLGKQGLLKDFLKDISKLSNDEKKVFGKEVNAIKSSLEEKFQDKKVELENKLETVKLASEKIDITLPGKKMPPGSLHPLTIVENEIIDALKSLGFTVATGPEIESDYYNFEALNFPINHPARDMQDTFFVDQKTVLRTHTSPVQVRCMRKSEPPLRIIVPGRVYRNDADSTHSPVFHQVEGLCVDTDIHFGDLKGTLETFIKMIFGSSVKTRFRPSFFPFTEPSAEVDIMGKNGWMEILGCGMVDPNVFNAVIKLRQESSEESSYNPEKISGFAFGLGVERIAMLLYGIDDIRGFYENDTRFIGQFG
- a CDS encoding MerR family transcriptional regulator — encoded protein: MEEFRVKIGQTIPNKIFFKIGEVAEITQLEPYVLRYWENEFNFKLNKTNHKQRLYQRKDINEILLVKKLLYDDKFTIAGAKKKIKEIKKKQRQNQLSLVYDVPKDKVLANKNNKNINDTTIKKPNSGILAIKRELNAILDELKLFK
- the rplT gene encoding 50S ribosomal protein L20; translation: MPRVKRGFKANRRRKKLMDRAEGFRGRRKNCYSLAAIAVERALDNAYTGRKNRKRDFRRLWIQRINAATRNFDLSYSSFMNLLKKSGVELNRKVLADIAVKDPKGFEDIVNTVKKAA
- a CDS encoding cysteine desulfurase family protein, producing the protein MIYLDHHATTPCLEVVIEQMNSFHRRNFANIGSIHALGKNSQIAFEAIEQNSLQKTGLSKLKLFYTSGATESINIAHLGLLEHCITYNKQIITSKIEHKATLNVLDFMQKQGVTVIYLNVDAFGRIDLDQLRETLKQQNTALVSFIHGNNEIGVIQDEQACIALAKQYGAWVHMDISQSLCVQPSFKAYKEVDMLSFSGHKIYGPKGIGGLVINETSSKRLPLKPIMYGGGEGNSLKPGTHPTALAVGLCIALAECFDHAQERQKHFLDLKQYFLDQLPSALDGWNMTGKLEHSLPHNIHLNFDGLSQDLVPHLRKIAVSSGSTCSAKSKMPSHVLTAIKMAENRAMSSIRIGLGLHNSKEHMETAVEDIAYAVKKMREKTSV